One segment of Micromonospora parathelypteridis DNA contains the following:
- a CDS encoding VWA domain-containing protein, protein MIRFMQPWWLLAVLPVLALAAFYIWRQLHRRAYAMRFTNVDLLRTVAPKGLGWRRHVPATAFLLCLLVLATALARPAVDTKEPLERATVMLAIDVSLSMQADDVAPNRLEAAQEAAKQFVSELPESYNLGLVSFAKAANVLVPPGKDRDAVTSAIDGLVLAEATATGEAVFTCLEAIRSVPADGAAGIPPARIVLLSDGFRTSGRAVEEAAAAAQAANVPVSTIAFGTDTGQVDIGGQLQRVPVDRMALAELAETTEGYFYEAASVSELKQVYQDMGSSIGFRTEPREVTQWYAGLALLLALCAGALSLLWSSRML, encoded by the coding sequence ATGATCCGTTTCATGCAACCGTGGTGGCTGCTGGCCGTTCTGCCGGTGCTCGCACTCGCCGCGTTCTACATCTGGCGGCAGCTGCACCGCCGGGCGTACGCGATGCGGTTCACCAACGTGGACCTGCTGCGTACGGTCGCGCCGAAGGGGCTCGGCTGGCGTCGGCACGTCCCGGCGACCGCGTTCCTGCTGTGCCTGCTGGTCCTGGCCACCGCGCTGGCCCGGCCGGCGGTGGACACCAAGGAGCCGCTGGAGCGGGCCACCGTGATGCTCGCCATCGACGTGTCGCTGTCGATGCAGGCCGACGACGTGGCGCCGAACCGCCTGGAGGCGGCACAGGAGGCGGCCAAGCAGTTCGTCAGTGAGCTGCCGGAGAGCTACAACCTGGGCCTCGTGTCGTTCGCGAAGGCGGCCAACGTGCTGGTGCCGCCGGGCAAGGACCGGGACGCGGTGACCAGTGCCATCGACGGGCTGGTGCTGGCCGAGGCGACCGCGACCGGTGAGGCGGTGTTCACCTGCCTGGAGGCGATCCGGTCGGTGCCGGCCGACGGCGCGGCGGGCATCCCGCCGGCACGGATCGTGCTCCTCTCCGACGGGTTCCGCACCTCCGGGCGGGCGGTGGAGGAGGCGGCGGCGGCCGCGCAGGCGGCAAACGTCCCGGTCTCCACCATCGCCTTCGGTACGGACACCGGCCAGGTCGACATCGGCGGGCAGTTGCAGCGGGTCCCGGTGGACCGGATGGCCCTGGCCGAGCTTGCCGAGACCACCGAGGGCTACTTCTACGAGGCGGCCTCGGTGAGCGAGCTGAAGCAGGTCTATCAGGACATGGGCAGTTCGATCGGCTTCCGCACCGAGCCGCGTGAGGTGACCCAGTGGTACGCCGGGCTGGCGCTGCTGCTGGCGCTCTGCGCCGGTGCGCTCAGCCTGCTGTGGTCGTCGAGAATGCTCTGA
- a CDS encoding acyltransferase family protein, giving the protein MNRDRTVDALRAYAIGGVVLGHWLVTGLVLTGEGGLHQASPLTALPGLAPVTWVLQTLGLFFFTAGFGSTRSLARHQGGPGGWLARRLRHLLLPTVALLGVGAAVLLAATVAGTPDDTLAVALRLAASPLWFLLPLVFLVAVTGPLRAAVRRWGVARCVAPAVAVVAAADLVLRLLPTGTHLPPVTVVAAWSVPYLLGVAHADGQLVGRRAAGSLAGGGAAVLAALLLLGYPVSAVGVPGAGMSNLNPPSLLAVALAVTQVGLGLLGSPVLERLLARPLPGRAVTEVNRHAVRIYLCHQPVLVAVTALTARSGLALPGLHTMPDGLSWVLARCCWLPLLAAVLVTVVRIGQPAGRLRGPRQPGGGGVASRSAEYVSSAPQVYDHRRSGPPDLQEVIAVRDSDPPSRGRADGQPR; this is encoded by the coding sequence GTGAACCGGGACCGTACCGTCGATGCGCTGCGGGCGTACGCCATCGGCGGGGTGGTGCTGGGGCACTGGCTGGTCACCGGGTTGGTGCTGACCGGCGAGGGTGGGCTGCACCAGGCCAGCCCGCTGACCGCGTTGCCCGGGCTGGCCCCGGTGACCTGGGTGTTGCAGACGCTCGGGTTGTTCTTCTTCACCGCCGGGTTCGGTTCGACCCGGTCGCTGGCCCGTCACCAGGGCGGTCCGGGCGGTTGGTTGGCCCGTCGGCTGCGCCACCTGCTGCTGCCGACGGTGGCGCTGCTGGGGGTGGGCGCCGCCGTGCTGCTCGCCGCCACCGTCGCCGGGACCCCGGACGACACGCTCGCCGTCGCGCTGCGGCTCGCGGCCAGTCCCCTGTGGTTCCTGTTGCCGCTGGTGTTCCTGGTCGCGGTGACCGGCCCGCTGCGCGCCGCCGTACGCCGATGGGGGGTGGCGCGCTGCGTCGCGCCGGCGGTGGCCGTGGTCGCCGCGGCCGACCTGGTCCTGCGTCTCCTGCCGACCGGCACCCACCTGCCGCCGGTCACCGTGGTGGCGGCCTGGTCGGTGCCGTACCTCCTGGGGGTGGCGCACGCCGACGGGCAGTTGGTCGGACGGCGGGCGGCGGGCAGCCTCGCGGGCGGCGGGGCCGCCGTGCTGGCGGCGCTGTTGCTCCTGGGCTACCCGGTGAGCGCGGTCGGAGTGCCGGGCGCCGGGATGTCCAACCTGAACCCGCCGTCGCTGCTGGCCGTGGCGCTGGCGGTCACCCAGGTCGGGCTGGGGCTGCTCGGATCGCCGGTGCTGGAACGGCTGCTGGCCCGGCCGCTGCCGGGCCGGGCCGTGACCGAGGTGAACCGTCACGCGGTCCGGATCTACCTGTGCCACCAACCGGTACTGGTGGCCGTGACCGCGCTCACCGCCCGCAGCGGACTGGCCCTGCCGGGGCTGCACACCATGCCGGACGGCCTGAGCTGGGTGCTGGCGCGCTGCTGCTGGCTGCCGCTGCTCGCCGCGGTGCTGGTCACGGTCGTGCGGATCGGCCAGCCGGCGGGCCGCCTGCGAGGGCCGCGCCAGCCGGGCGGTGGAGGGGTCGCCAGCCGGTCGGCCGAGTACGTCTCGTCGGCACCCCAGGTGTACGATCATCGACGTTCCGGCCCGCCCGACTTGCAGGAGGTGATCGCTGTGCGAGATAGCGATCCTCCCAGTCGTGGCCGGGCCGATGGTCAGCCCCGCTGA